The following nucleotide sequence is from Chloroflexota bacterium.
AGCGCGCTCACGCGGCCCGGAGGAGGAAACCATGCTGACCGCAGAAGAGAACGAGCTGCTCACGCGCGTTGGGCCCGGGACGCCGTGCGGGGAGCTGTTGCGGCGCTACTGGCAGCCGGTGGCCGCGGCCTCCGAGCTGGCCGAGCGGCCGATGAAGCGTGTCCGGCTCCTGGGGGAGGACCTGGTTCTGTTTCGGGATGCCCAGGGCGGCTATGGGCTGCTGGGGGAGCACTGCTCGCATCGGGGGACGTCGCTGTATTACGGGTTTCTGGAGGATGGGGGTCTGCGG
It contains:
- a CDS encoding Rieske 2Fe-2S domain-containing protein, translating into MLTAEENELLTRVGPGTPCGELLRRYWQPVAAASELAERPMKRVRLLGEDLVLFRDAQGGYGLLGEHCSHRGTSLYYGFLEDGGLR